In the genome of Bremerella sp. P1, the window TACCCGCGAAGGAGTGGTCGGTCACACGTTGCGAACGCCTTCGATCGAACGAATGACTCTCGATCAACATGACATCCTGCTGCTTTATAGTGATGGGGTTTCGAGCCATTTCGAGGTGCAAGAACCCTGTCAGCTCTTTTTCGAGCCGCTGGATAATGTTGCCCGCCGGGTCGTTGAGCAGTTTGGTCGAGGGCATGATGATGCCTCCTGCATCGCGGTGAGGTACGCATGAGGACTCACCTGGGCGACATTCGTATTTTCGACCAGTCGGCGGTCGTGGAGGTCCGCACGAAAGTACTGAGCCTGAGCGCCGCATTTGGCTTTGGTTCCGCGATGTCGACTCGGATGGCCACGATCCTTTCGGACCTGGTTCGGCAACTACTCAAGAATTCCGAACCTGGTTCGATGTTTGTTGATCTCGAAGACCGACAAGGACAACTCATTCTGGGGTTACGGTTTCTCACGTCAGAAACCATTCAGATCTCGCCTGCTCTGCTGGATGTTTTTGATGATGTTCGACAGCTATCCAATGGAGAGGCAGTCCGGGAAATCACGTTGCGGAAAATGGTTCGCAACATGCCGGGCTCTCTAACGCCGGAGTTCCTTGATTTTCAGCGAGATCGCATCAGTTTGAAATCGCGCGTGGCATTGGTCGAAGAACTGCGAGAGAAAAACCAGCAGCTCGAACGATACAATGCTCACCTCGAGGACCTCGTTCGTGAACGTACCAAGGAACTTGAACTTACCAACCAGCGCATGCAGCGTGATTTGGATGCCGGCGCCGAGTACGTTGCGCGGTTGATTCCCGAACCCATTTCGGGGCAGATCTCGATTGATTGGCGTTATGTCCCTTCCGAAGAGCTTGGTGGGGATGCGATGGGTTACCATTGGATCGACCCCGATCATATGGCGATCTATTTGCTCGACGTCACTGGGCACGGAATCGACTCGGCTCTGTTGGCTGTCAGCATCATCAACGTGGTGCGTGGAGCTTCCTTGCCCGGTGCCGATTTCCGTAATCCGAGCGAAGTGCTGAAACGGCTGAACCAGTCGTTCACGATGGATATGCACGGCAACAAGCTTTACACCATGTGGTACGGTGTATTTCACCGGCCTTCGCGAACACTGACCTGGAGTGGGGGAGGACATCCCGATGCCTTGCTCTACGTGAAAGATTCACGCGAGCCGATCCGGCTTGCGTCCCAAGGGCCCCTTATGGGCATGATCGATTGGCCTCATTTCGATACCGATTCGATCGTCATCGAATCGCCATCCAGCTTGTTTCTCTACAGCGACGGTGTATTTGAGATTCACAAAGAGGACGGAAATGAGTGGACGTTTGATGAGTTCGTCGACTACATGAATCTGCCGGTGCCCAAGGGAGATACTAAGATGGACGATCTTTACCGTTACGTCCGTGAACTATGCGGCTGCGAGCATCTGGGTGACGACTTCTCGATTCTCGAGATTTGCTTCGATCTGCTCGAGGATCCCGTAGGTGAAGTGCACGGGATTGGGGAAGCTATTTAGTTAAGTGGTCGAGGTAAGCTCCCTCGACGAGATCCTCGCTTTGGATACCAAGCTTTTGCATTAGTTGATGAGCAATTGATTCACCCTCGGCCTCCGTCTGAGACGGCTCTAGCACGACTTCCAATTCCAGGTAGCTGCCTAGGTCCTGGACTTCGTCCAGGTGAATGCGAGTCTGTCCGACCAGGTAAAGCGTTCGTGTCTTGGTGACGATGCCCAGGGGCTCCAGCGCCAAGGTCAGCAATTGTGCGAGCTGCTCCGGGTGAACGATGGGAACCCGAGAATAGTCGGAAGTCTTGGGGCCTGCCGAGTCCGAGCGACGATAGAAAATCAACTCGGCGTGTTCACCATTGATCTGGCGCAGCTTCAACCGCCCCTCAGGCACACGATAGAACTGATCGATCTGCTTGAGAACGATCGGACCAGAGTCCGCGATCGGAACAATACGATCTTCGAGTTCCGATCGATGGGTAAGTCGGGCCTTGATTTCTATATTGCGAGCCACAGCTGGTTCTCGCTGTTAAACCATTTCGTCGGCGATAAAGCCCTCGAACGTTTGACGACGGCGAATGATGCGCGCCTTGCCGTCTTCTATCATCACTTCCGCAGCCAGTGGCTTCGAGTTGTAGTTGGAGCTCATGCAGTAGCCATACGCCCCGGCACATTCGATGACCAGCAGATCACCAACGGCTGCCGGTGGAAGTTTGCGAGCGCTGACAAAGCCGCCTTCTTCTTGGGTGAAGATGTCACCGGACTCGCACAAAGGCCCGCCCACGATCACATCGTGCTCTTCGCCCAGTACCTGACCGTCTTTGCGAGCGACCGAAATCGGATGGTAGGCACCATACATGATTGGACGTGCCAGGTTATTGAAGCCAGCATCGGCGACGTAGAACAGATTGTCGCCCATCTGCTTTACGGCCCGAATCTCGGTAACTAGATAGCCGGCTTCGGCAGCCAGGTATCGACCCGGTTCGATTTCGAGCGAGATGCTGTGATCGAACGCCTTCTCTAGCTTCTTTCGCGTGGCGTCCCAAAGCTCGAAGTACTTTTCGAGATCGACGTACGTTTGTTCGCTGTTGTAAGGAATGGGTAGTCCACCACCGGCGCTGATGGTCTTGATGCTGCGGCCTACTTCGAGGGCCGCTTTTTCCATCGAATCGCAAACCTGCGAGAGATGATGCAAGTCGGTACCACTTCCGATGTGCATGTGCAGGCCGGTGATTTGCAGCCCATTGGCGTCGGCCAGAAGCAGACAGTCATTGAGTTGTTCGTGCCAGATGCCGTGCTTCGACTGCTGGCCGCCGGTATTGGTCTTCTGGCTATGGCCATGTCCGAAGCCGGGATTGATGCGGAGGGTGATCTCGCGGCCTGGGGCGAGTTCGCCCAGCTGACGAATCATGTCCGGCGAGCCGCAGTTGACGTGCAGACCATGCTCGATACACAGCTCGAGTGCTTCGCGATCGAAGATGTCGGCCGTGTAGACGATCGGTGGTGGGTCGCCATGTGCTGCGTAGCCTGCCGCCAGGGCTCGGCGGATTTCCCAGGCACTGACCGCATCGACAACCACGTTGTTTTCCCGAACCAGTTTCAGAATTGCCAGGTTCGAGCAGGCCTTCTGGGCGTATCGGACGACGTCGAACGCGGCGAGGTCTTGGATTCGCTGAACGATCGTTGCGGCGTCATAGACATAGGTGGGCGTACCGAACTCAGTAGCCAACTGCTTAACGGAAACGCCGGCGATTTCCTGGCGAGAGGTCGAGAACGTGGGGACTTGTGGCATAGCGAGCACCAAAACTAAAAAGGGCGTGAATCGTAGACTTTATTGTAGTGAGACACGAGATTTCGCCCACCGGGCACAAAAAAAGAGACCTTTCCGAAAAAAGGTCTCTTCGATGGGCAAATCTATCCAGTTTCGAGCTTTGCTTAGAAAGCAGGAGCTTCTTCGAAGTCGGCATTGGCATCCGCGGCATTCTGGGCGGCGACGCCGACACCGATTGCCTTGATCACGCCTTCTTCCAGCATCATGCGAAGTCGCATGTAACGTTCTTGCATGTCGACCGATACGAGGAACTTGTCCGCGCCACCAGACAGAGCCTGAACAGCGGCGTCCACGCCTGGCACGGGCTCAGGACTGTTCTGCTGAACCATCTTCAAGATAGGCAGAATCGCAACGTGCATCTGAATAACGGCAACCTTGGCGTCGGTACCAGCGATGGATTCATCGATTGCTTTCTTCAGGCGTGCCATGGCGTCGTTACCGCCAGCGATGTAGACGCTCTTTTCGCCGATGCCCAGAATGACTTCCGGGGACTCTCCCAAGATGTCCTTGGCTTCCGGCGGGGCGTCGTCCATAGGAATTGACATGACATGCAAGCGAATCGCCTGGTAGGTTTCGGCGTCCCACTTCACCGGTGGAACTTCTCCATCGGTGGAAGCAAGCTTCAGCATTTCCTTCACGCCATCTTCGACGCGTTGGCCATCGGCGACATGAGCACCGGCCAGGAACGTTCCCTTGCCGCCGGACAGGTCTACCATCATAGCGCCGTCCAATGAACCGGTGCGAGCCGTTTCAATCAGGGTATCAATCGCCAGGTCGATGACCTTCTTGGCCGATTCAAGATCTTCGCCTTCCAGTTCGCCTTCGCTTTCCAGCTGACGGACGCCCTGGTCGCGCAAATCATTCATTTGCTTCTCCATCCGAGCGATGTCGGTTTCGGAAAGCTTTTCGGTGACCTGGAAGTTTACCGCCGCAGCTGCATTGCTGAAGCCGGCAAACTCGCTGGTCAGATCCGTATTCATGGCCATCGTCTTAGCAAAGTCACTTCCTTCGACGGCCGTGTAGGCAAAGTCGAGGTAAGTACCTTGCTTCGTGGCATCGACATTCCAGCCGATGATGATGTCTTCCAGCTCGGTGAACAGACGTTCCATTTCGGCCATCTGATCGGCGATCTGTTGCTTACGAACGGCGAAGTCTTCGTCCGTTTCATTCGGTTCTTGTTCCAGCGACAGTTCGATCCCCGTTTTCATCTGTTCGATGATGACGGTGCGGTAGATCTCAGGAATGTTGCCAGGAAAGAACTGGAGAGCCAAGTCATACTGCTCGGGCAGATCTTTCAGGAACGCGGTTGGATCATCCAGTGGATTGGCCAGCTTTTCCTGGTCCATTGCCAAGATGGCCCAGTTGCCGGCATCTTTCACGAAGATTGGCATCTGATTGGGCGTAAACATTTTGATGCCGTCGCCAACGTCTTGTGGTGGACCGATTTGCTCGGTTGCCGTGGTGACCAACTTGTCAAAGTCGGAAACTGGCAGGTAGGCGGTCGGAGCAAATTCCTGACCATTGGTCATGACGACCACGCCCACGGGGCGAGACTTGTCGATCCCTTCGGTGAACGGAGCCGACAGAAGTACGGCCATGCGGCCTGCGTCTGTTTGACCGGCAGCATCGGCCAGATACTGCACATCAGCCAGGACCTTCTTCACTGGGGCGACCGAGACCACGGCGACTGGCTTGAATTCGGCATCTTGAGCATGAAGTGCGACCAGCGGCATAGCGGCTAGCAATAAGCCTGCGATAGCCAGTCGACCACGTTGAAAGAATTTGTTCACTGCGTCTATCTCCTGAGTGATCTTGAATCGGAACCCAATCGCCAGCCATGGGGGACGGGTGCGAAGTCGTTGAATGGTCCAATCCTTTGGTAGGACTTTCCAAATGTACCGCAGACCGAGTGCCCTTTAAAGCCAAGGCAACAAGCAGGGGCGATGCGCGCGTACCGAGTCCGTAAAGCCTACCCGGCGAAATGAATAGCAGTTTCACAGTGGGTCAAAAAGTTTCCATCGCTTGATGGATGCCCAAGCGAGCGGAGCGATTGAACGCCAATAAACGTCGACCCAGCGGTAATAGGAACCACGCCAGGGCAGAGACACTCAACAAAGAGAGCGCATCAAACTAACCTGGGGGATCTAGGCGAGAGTGCAGAGACCTCTCGCGGCGCGAGCTTTTAACGCTCTCGGAAGACGATTCGACCTTTGGTCATGTCGTAGGGGGACAGTTCCACTCGGACACGATCGCCAGGAACGATACGAATAAAGTGCTTACGCATTTTCCCGGCCACATGGGCCATAACCGTCGGACCAACGTCCAATTGGACGCGGAACCGTGTGTTGGCAAGTGCTTGCGTCACTGTGCCTTCGACTTCGAGAGCCTCTTCTTTCTTAGACATAATACTCCTTGAGGTAATCTACTTATTCTCATGTGTGGGGGGACAATGACAATCGTCCCAGCATTAGTATATCGGGAAGCCCCTTAAAATCAAACGCAGATTGCGTGCCTGCGGAAAACCGGTGGCGCGAAAAAACTCGATCCGAGTTCCACACGCCACCCGTACTCGCGGATGTCCATAGCGCGCTACCCAATTTGCCAGAATGGCACTCGTTTGGGCACCAATTTTAGAGATCCTGGGGCGTTCTCGACACTTTAAGACGCACTTTCGTCTGCTTTTTCGGCGGGAGCATAGTCGAACATGCGGTAGGTCTTTGACTTCTTGGCCCCGCCCCGCTCGAGGGAAGCTCGCGAGAGATGATTGCTTTCCAGGACCCAGGAAAACTCCACCTCCTGGACTCCCCACTTCTTGATGTCAGGGACCAAACGTTCCAGGATCACCAGGCCAATGCCCCAGCGCTGGTATTCGGGAACCACATTTGTTGAGATCAAGCGCATGTTCTTGATCGCCTTCTTATTCCACAAAAGGCGCATGAAACCGAAGGGGAACAACTTCCCGTCGATCTTTTTAATGCGGGGATTGTAGTCGAGCATGCTGAACATCGAACCGATCACTTTGCCGTCCACTTCGCATACCGAAGTTAACTCCGGCACCAGCAAGTGCTTCAAGTCTTCGGCCATCTTGTCGACCTCGGCCTTATCGATAGGGACGAAACCCCAAGTTCCGACCAGCGAGCGATTGTAGTTATCGAGAAACGTGTAGACGTCTTCCTTGAAGCGTTTTCGATCCATACGCCGTAGCTTCAAATTAAAACGGCTTTTGGCTTCATCGACGATGAATTTGAGCTTGGGGTCTAAGCCTTCCAGCATGTTGATATGCCCCCAAAACGCATACATGTCTTGGGTTTTCTCATACCCGTAGTCTGTAATGAGCTTTTCGTAATAAGGGGGGTTATAGGTCATCATGAAAGCAGGTGGGCTGTCAAAACCCTCAATCAGGGTGCCCACCTCGTGATTCAGCGATGGGTTGGCGGGCCCGCGCATCTTGTGGATGCCTTGCTCGGCGAACCATGCTTTGACGGCGTCGAACAACGCGCCGCTGACCTCCGTATCGTCGATGGACTCGAAGAAACCCCAGAAGCCCCGTTTCTCGTCGTACCGCTCGTTGTGCCCAACATTCAAGATGGCCGCGATGCGACCGACTACCTGTCCATCGCGCCGCGCTAAAAAGCACTGGACCTTGTTTCGCGTATAGAAGGGATGAGGGGCAAAATTGACTAGTTCTTTCAAATTTTGCCGAAGCGGTGGTACCCAGTTGGGATCGTCCCGATATAACTCCCAAGGAAACTT includes:
- a CDS encoding PP2C family protein-serine/threonine phosphatase, producing the protein MRTHLGDIRIFDQSAVVEVRTKVLSLSAAFGFGSAMSTRMATILSDLVRQLLKNSEPGSMFVDLEDRQGQLILGLRFLTSETIQISPALLDVFDDVRQLSNGEAVREITLRKMVRNMPGSLTPEFLDFQRDRISLKSRVALVEELREKNQQLERYNAHLEDLVRERTKELELTNQRMQRDLDAGAEYVARLIPEPISGQISIDWRYVPSEELGGDAMGYHWIDPDHMAIYLLDVTGHGIDSALLAVSIINVVRGASLPGADFRNPSEVLKRLNQSFTMDMHGNKLYTMWYGVFHRPSRTLTWSGGGHPDALLYVKDSREPIRLASQGPLMGMIDWPHFDTDSIVIESPSSLFLYSDGVFEIHKEDGNEWTFDEFVDYMNLPVPKGDTKMDDLYRYVRELCGCEHLGDDFSILEICFDLLEDPVGEVHGIGEAI
- a CDS encoding class IV adenylate cyclase, whose translation is MARNIEIKARLTHRSELEDRIVPIADSGPIVLKQIDQFYRVPEGRLKLRQINGEHAELIFYRRSDSAGPKTSDYSRVPIVHPEQLAQLLTLALEPLGIVTKTRTLYLVGQTRIHLDEVQDLGSYLELEVVLEPSQTEAEGESIAHQLMQKLGIQSEDLVEGAYLDHLTK
- the lysA gene encoding diaminopimelate decarboxylase; translation: MPQVPTFSTSRQEIAGVSVKQLATEFGTPTYVYDAATIVQRIQDLAAFDVVRYAQKACSNLAILKLVRENNVVVDAVSAWEIRRALAAGYAAHGDPPPIVYTADIFDREALELCIEHGLHVNCGSPDMIRQLGELAPGREITLRINPGFGHGHSQKTNTGGQQSKHGIWHEQLNDCLLLADANGLQITGLHMHIGSGTDLHHLSQVCDSMEKAALEVGRSIKTISAGGGLPIPYNSEQTYVDLEKYFELWDATRKKLEKAFDHSISLEIEPGRYLAAEAGYLVTEIRAVKQMGDNLFYVADAGFNNLARPIMYGAYHPISVARKDGQVLGEEHDVIVGGPLCESGDIFTQEEGGFVSARKLPPAAVGDLLVIECAGAYGYCMSSNYNSKPLAAEVMIEDGKARIIRRRQTFEGFIADEMV
- the infA gene encoding translation initiation factor IF-1, which encodes MSKKEEALEVEGTVTQALANTRFRVQLDVGPTVMAHVAGKMRKHFIRIVPGDRVRVELSPYDMTKGRIVFRER
- a CDS encoding N-acetyltransferase, producing the protein MSSITTEPVTTKRQQNEFVKFPWELYRDDPNWVPPLRQNLKELVNFAPHPFYTRNKVQCFLARRDGQVVGRIAAILNVGHNERYDEKRGFWGFFESIDDTEVSGALFDAVKAWFAEQGIHKMRGPANPSLNHEVGTLIEGFDSPPAFMMTYNPPYYEKLITDYGYEKTQDMYAFWGHINMLEGLDPKLKFIVDEAKSRFNLKLRRMDRKRFKEDVYTFLDNYNRSLVGTWGFVPIDKAEVDKMAEDLKHLLVPELTSVCEVDGKVIGSMFSMLDYNPRIKKIDGKLFPFGFMRLLWNKKAIKNMRLISTNVVPEYQRWGIGLVILERLVPDIKKWGVQEVEFSWVLESNHLSRASLERGGAKKSKTYRMFDYAPAEKADESAS